The [Clostridium] colinum genome includes the window ATTAAAGCAAGGACCAAAATCAGAAAAAGCGCTTATACCAGAAAATACACCAATAGGAAGTTCTACTTTTGTATCTTTAATTTCTTTTAAATTTTTAGACAATTCTTCAGATACTTTACTACAAATAGTATTTATTAATATAGTATCAACATCTAAATAAGCCTTATTTGTATCTTTATCAATATTTTTATTAAAAAAATCATTAGTATGTAAGTTCATTTCTTGTATTATTTTTTCAATACTTCTATTTATTTCTTGGCTTACAATATTAGCTGCATATTTTTCACTTACTTTTATTGCAGTAGGCAAAACTTCTTCTTCAAACTGTACAACAAACATGTAAATAGACCAAACAAATATACATAAAAAAATAAGAGGTAAAAATTTTATTTTAATTTTTTTTTTGGGTTTATGTCTTTTTTTTCTATAATACATATATAATCACCTTTTAGTATAAGAATATTTTAATAATTGTTACAATATTTTTAAAAATTTGTTTTTATACTTTATTAATTTATTTAAATTTGTTATAATATATGCTTGAAAAGGAGTCGATTTAATGAGTCAACAAAGAAATAATCCTCAAAACAAACAAAATAATGTTAAAGGACCAAGAACGACTAATAGTAGACAAGTTAGAACAGATATAGGAAAAACACCACAAAATGTGGCTAAAAGAGATATACATAAAAATACATCTAGTCAAGGTGTTAAATCTCAAAAACCTAAAAGTCAAGCTACTAAAACTAAGAAAAAGAAAAAATCAAAGAAAAAAAGGTTTAAAAGAACTTGCCTTGGGTTTATATTAACTATGATAATAGTTATAGCAACTATAGGTGGTATAGGTGCTGGTATTTTTGTAAGGATAATACAAGATTCACCTAACTTACAGCTAATATCTGTAGAGCCTAACGTTTATACATCTATTGTTTATGACAAAGATGGAAAAGAGATAGATCGTTTTCATGGCAAAGAAAATAGAGAGTATGTAACTTTAGATGAAATATCTACCAATTTACAAAATGCTATTGTATCTGTAGAAGATGAAAGATTTTACGACCACTTTGGTATAGATATTAAAGGTATATTAAGGGCTGTTTATACAACTATAAAAAATAAAATTATAGGCTCTAGTGGGTTACAAGGCGCTAGTACAATAACGCAACAGCTTATAAAAAATAACGTAACAAAAGTAACTAGAAATACAATAGAAACTAAAATACAAGAACAATATTTAGCAGTTAGCTATGAAAAATATTTAGAAAATAAATTTGGTAGCAAAATGCAAGCTAAAAAATATATATTAGAATTGTATTTAAATACTATTGCTTTAGGTCATGGTTATAATGGTGTACAAGCTGCGGCGTTAGGATATTTTAATAAAGACGCAAAAGATTTAACATTAGCAGAGAGTGCTTGTATAGCAGCTATAACAAATAACCCTTCTTTATATTCACCTAGAACTCAACCAGAGAACAACAAAAAAAGGGTAACAAAAATATTAAACCATATGCTAGAGCAAGGTATGATTACAAAAGCTCAATATGATGAAGCCTTACTAGAAGATATATATTCTAAAGTATCAGATGGTAATGCACATAAAAAAGTAGAAGGAAATATTATACACGGATACTTTGAAGATTCACTGTTTGAGCAAGTTTCAAAAGATTTACAAGAAAAGCATAATATAAGTAAAGGACAAGCAGATAACCTTATATATAATGGAGGGCTTCAAATACATTCTACAAAAGATTCTAATATGCAAAATATTTTAGAAGCTTCTTTTAATAATAATGAGCTTTTCCCTAATGTAGTATATAAATATGACGTAACCTACACAGTTTCAATAGAAGATACAACAACAGGCAAACAAGAGCATAAAGATTATCGTCAGTTTGTAAAAACTAAAGAAGAAGGTGATGCTTTTGTAGCCAATAAAAAGGCAGAAATAGAAAGTGGTCTTTCACAAAATCAAAGAATAGTAGCAGATAGAGCTAATTTTTCTACACAACCGCAAGCATCAATGGTTATAATGGATTATAGAACAGGAAATGTAACAGCGCTTATGGGTGGTAGAGGAGAAAAAACAGTTAATAGAGGCTTTAATAGGGCAACAGATTCTAAAAGACAACCAGGGTCTGTATTTAAAGTGTTGGCGGCTTATGCACCAGCTATAGATACAGGAGTTTTAATGCCAGGTAGCGTTATAGTAGATGAGCCAATAAAAATAGGTAAATATAGCCCTAAAAACTGGTATGGAGAGTCATATAGAGGACCTTCTACTGTTCGTGAGGGTATAGAACAGTCTATGAACATATTAGCTGTTAAGGCTATGGATATGGTTGGAGTAGACGCAGCTTACCAATATCTTTTAAACTTTGGGTTTACAACATTAGAAAATGATAATCATTTATCAACAGCACTTGGTGGTATAACATATGGTGTTACTCAAATGGAGGTAACTGCGGCTTATGCTACAATAGCTAATGGTGGTAAATATTATGAACCTAAACTTTATACTAAAGTTCTAGACCACGATGGAAATGTTATATTAGATGCAACAACAAGAGAACCTAAACAAGTTATAAAAGAAACAACGGCCTATATGCTTACAGATATGATGAAAGGTGTTGTTACAAAAGGTACAGGAACAGCAGCAAAGTTTAAAAATATATCTATGCCTATTGCAGGTAAAACAGGTACTACACAAGAAACAAAAGACTTAACATTTGTAGGATATACACCTTATTATGTTGCAGGGGTATGGTTTGGATATGATAGATATGACAACACAGTGCCTAATATGATAGCTAGAGTAGGTGGAAAGCGTGTTATACCTAATGATAGATATCATCTTGTTTTATGGCGAGATGTAATGGAAAAAATACACAAAGATTTGCCAAAAGCTAATTTTGGACCTAGGCCAAAAGATATAGTAGATGTGTCTATATGTTTAGATTCGGGACTTTTAGCAACAGAAGATTGTAAAAACGACCCTAGAGGAAATAGAGTTATTGTAGATATGTTCATTAAAGGTACAGAACCTAAGAAAATATGTGATAAACATCAAGTAATAGCTATATGTAAAGATAGTGGAAAATTAGCAGGAGATTTTTGTCCAAAAGAAAGTATTATATTTAAGTCTGTGTTTGATTTTAATGAAGAAAATAAAGCACCAACAGATGTTTGTGATATTCATTTAGAAAAAGATATAACAATAGACCCAAATGAATCTACGGAAAGTACTAGCAGTGAAACAAACCAAGAAACACCATCTATTACTATTAATCCAAATGATGCTACATCACAAAATCAAAACACAAATAATACTACACAATCAACTACTATGCCACAAGAAGTTGGTAATATAGTTCCTTCTGTACCACAAGAACAATCAACAGAGGCAACTACTACACATCATATAACACAACAACCAACTACACAACAACAAACTACTGGAGCACCAGTTTTTAATACACCTTAATTAATTTTAGTATATGATAATGCTAAAAACAAAATAAAGAATAACCTTTAATTTTAATTTATCCTTATATTTTTAAATACTTTGTATTATGAAAAAGCTAGATTTTTATTAGATTTATTCCTTGTATAAGAAAGTTAGCTTTAAAAATATAATTGTTGTGATAATCTTGTTATTATAACAAAAGGGTGTAGACAAAGTCTACACCCTAACCATACGCTTTAGCGTATGGTATTTTTTATTTTAAAGCATCTGCAAAAGTTTTTGTTATTAACTGAGGTCTAGTTATAGCACTACCTACAACAACAGCATAGGCGCCCATATCAATAGCTTTTTTAGCTTGTTCTGGAGTATTGAAGTTTCCTTCGGCTATAATTTTAGCATTTTTACAATCTTTTATGAGTTTTTCTAAAATTTCAAATTTTTCCATATTTTTAGATTGTTCTGTATATCCTATTAAAGTAGTTCCTACATAATGAAAGCCTATTTTATCGGCTCTTATACCTTCTTCATAAGTAGATATATCTGCCATAAATTTCTGGCCTTTATATTTTTCTATTACTTCTTTTAAAAAATTTTTATCTTGATTTATAGTAGCATCTAAAGCTATTATATCAACACCTTCATTTACAAGTGCTTCTACTTCTTTTATAGTCGGAGTTATATATGGTATAAGATTTTCATAATCTTTTTTAATAATACCTATTATAGGTAAATTTACATTATTTTTTACTTCTTTAATATCTTCAACGCTATTGGCTCTTATACCAACGGCACCACCTTGATAAGCTGCTAAAGCCATTTTACCCATTATAAAAGAGCTATGCAATGGTTCGTTTTCTAAAGCTTGACAAGATACTATAAGACCGTTTTTCATATTAAGCCCTCCTTTAGTTTATATCTAATAGTTCATTTATTTTATTTTTTATTAAGTCGGCTTTTGCACCAAACACTGCTTGTATACCGCCTTTAACATCAAATACAGCTGTTGCACCAAGTTCTTTAATTCTATTTTTATCAACTTTATTAATATCTTTAACGGCAACACGCAGTCTTGTTATACAAGCATCACAATCTTCTATGTTTTCTTTACCGCCTAAAGCTTTTAAAACTTCTTTTGCATCTTCTGCTATACTTGTTTTTGTTTCTATTTTTATCTCACTAGTATCATCACTTTCTCTACCAGGAGTTTGTATATTAAATTTTGTTATAAAGAATCTAAATATAAAATAATATATAAAGAACCAAGGAATACCCACTAATACAACATATATCCAATTTGTTTTATCATTACCTTGGAATACACCAAATAATAAAAAGTCTATTAATCCACCAGAAAATGTATTACCTATTCTTATTGATAAAATATCGGCCAAGAAGAATGATAAACCATCTAAAATTGCATGTACAACATATAACCAAGGAGCAACAAATAAAAACATAAATTCTAAAGGCTCTGTTATACCAGTTAAAAATGATGTTAATGCACCACTAAATAATAAACCACCAACTAATTTTCTTCTTTCTTTTGGTACACAATGATACATTGCTAAAGCAGCACCAGGTAAACCAAACATCATTGTATCAAATCTACCTGCAAAAAATCTTGTACCATATGTGTAAAGTCCATTATGAGTAGCATCTGCAAGCTCTGCAAAAAATATGTTTTGTGCACCAACTATTTCTTTACCAGCAACGATAGCAGTGCCACCAAGCTCAGTATACCAAAATAGA containing:
- the yunB gene encoding sporulation protein YunB, producing MYYRKKRHKPKKKIKIKFLPLIFLCIFVWSIYMFVVQFEEEVLPTAIKVSEKYAANIVSQEINRSIEKIIQEMNLHTNDFFNKNIDKDTNKAYLDVDTILINTICSKVSEELSKNLKEIKDTKVELPIGVFSGISAFSDFGPCFNVYLSSIGDAVVDYETSFQSVGINQINFQVYLNINTSIGIINPMYKKDINISRKLMLVNTVFNGDIPNTYINTSID
- a CDS encoding transglycosylase domain-containing protein, which gives rise to MSQQRNNPQNKQNNVKGPRTTNSRQVRTDIGKTPQNVAKRDIHKNTSSQGVKSQKPKSQATKTKKKKKSKKKRFKRTCLGFILTMIIVIATIGGIGAGIFVRIIQDSPNLQLISVEPNVYTSIVYDKDGKEIDRFHGKENREYVTLDEISTNLQNAIVSVEDERFYDHFGIDIKGILRAVYTTIKNKIIGSSGLQGASTITQQLIKNNVTKVTRNTIETKIQEQYLAVSYEKYLENKFGSKMQAKKYILELYLNTIALGHGYNGVQAAALGYFNKDAKDLTLAESACIAAITNNPSLYSPRTQPENNKKRVTKILNHMLEQGMITKAQYDEALLEDIYSKVSDGNAHKKVEGNIIHGYFEDSLFEQVSKDLQEKHNISKGQADNLIYNGGLQIHSTKDSNMQNILEASFNNNELFPNVVYKYDVTYTVSIEDTTTGKQEHKDYRQFVKTKEEGDAFVANKKAEIESGLSQNQRIVADRANFSTQPQASMVIMDYRTGNVTALMGGRGEKTVNRGFNRATDSKRQPGSVFKVLAAYAPAIDTGVLMPGSVIVDEPIKIGKYSPKNWYGESYRGPSTVREGIEQSMNILAVKAMDMVGVDAAYQYLLNFGFTTLENDNHLSTALGGITYGVTQMEVTAAYATIANGGKYYEPKLYTKVLDHDGNVILDATTREPKQVIKETTAYMLTDMMKGVVTKGTGTAAKFKNISMPIAGKTGTTQETKDLTFVGYTPYYVAGVWFGYDRYDNTVPNMIARVGGKRVIPNDRYHLVLWRDVMEKIHKDLPKANFGPRPKDIVDVSICLDSGLLATEDCKNDPRGNRVIVDMFIKGTEPKKICDKHQVIAICKDSGKLAGDFCPKESIIFKSVFDFNEENKAPTDVCDIHLEKDITIDPNESTESTSSETNQETPSITINPNDATSQNQNTNNTTQSTTMPQEVGNIVPSVPQEQSTEATTTHHITQQPTTQQQTTGAPVFNTP
- a CDS encoding N-acetylmannosamine-6-phosphate 2-epimerase gives rise to the protein MKNGLIVSCQALENEPLHSSFIMGKMALAAYQGGAVGIRANSVEDIKEVKNNVNLPIIGIIKKDYENLIPYITPTIKEVEALVNEGVDIIALDATINQDKNFLKEVIEKYKGQKFMADISTYEEGIRADKIGFHYVGTTLIGYTEQSKNMEKFEILEKLIKDCKNAKIIAEGNFNTPEQAKKAIDMGAYAVVVGSAITRPQLITKTFADALK
- a CDS encoding PTS transporter subunit EIIC, translated to MFKQLQKLGKAFMLPIAILPAAGLLLGIGGALSNPNTLNAYPFLNVPFIQGIFQIMSASGNIIFANIALIMCIGLAVGLAKKDKGTAGLAAVVAFLVMNAAITAMIGVFKPEGIESIDTGVVGSIVIGCMVVYLHNKYGNIQLPQFLGFFGGSRFVPIVSSFCAIFIGAIFFLIWPPFQKMLVVVGEQIGNMGAFGTFLYGFLLRLTGAVGLHHTIYPLFWYTELGGTAIVAGKEIVGAQNIFFAELADATHNGLYTYGTRFFAGRFDTMMFGLPGAALAMYHCVPKERRKLVGGLLFSGALTSFLTGITEPLEFMFLFVAPWLYVVHAILDGLSFFLADILSIRIGNTFSGGLIDFLLFGVFQGNDKTNWIYVVLVGIPWFFIYYFIFRFFITKFNIQTPGRESDDTSEIKIETKTSIAEDAKEVLKALGGKENIEDCDACITRLRVAVKDINKVDKNRIKELGATAVFDVKGGIQAVFGAKADLIKNKINELLDIN